CCCTGAGCATCGCCTCTGCCGCGGCGAGAGGGGCAGGCATGTCGACGCGCCTGCGAACGCCGGACCGGTTGGCGACGTCGGCAAACGCCGAAACGAGGTGCGGATGGCATGAGACGTCGCTGAGTTCGACGGCGCGCAGGATTCTCGGGAGAATCTTTCTGCCCCGCCCCGGATGAAAAAACAGGAAGTCCTCGACCTTCATCGAGACGTGCTTCTGGCGATCGGCCGGCAGCGCCGGCAGCTGCTGCAGAAGCACCGCAACCGAGAACCCTTTCAGGTCGATGATGTCGCAGACGGCGTCGTCGAGCTTCGCCATGGGCACGCGCCCCAGCCGTCGCACCCGGCTTCGGAGGCGGCGCAGATCGTATTTCAACGGAACGGATTCATCGGAAATGCGGTGAGTGGGCATGGTTGGGAAAATCTCCTTCGGACGGCCGGGGCCGGCCGGGTCACAATGCGGCGAGCAGGGCCGAGACGCGCTGTTTGTCGAGCTGATCGGCGACGGATATCTCGAGCATCCGCTTTGTTTCGGCCTTCAGCCGTTCGCGCTGGGTGTAGTTGAGGGCGCGGCATACCGTCAGGCCGGCAAGCACCGCGTACAGGGCGTCGCTTTCCATGGCCCGCTGCCAGCACATCCAGAATTTCGGCACTTTGTTGCGGGCGAGGTTCGCCATCGCGGCGGCGGCGAGCGCTTCGGCGTTTTCCGGGTCGTCGGCCAGCGCAGCATCGAAATGGTGCACGGCTTCGTTGAACTCGCCGGAATACAGGCAGACTTTGCCGTTGAGGATGTGCTCTTCGAGGAAGTTCGGCCGGATCTCGCCGATGCGCTGCAGGAGCGTCTTTACCTCGGCGGCCTTGCCGGCGGCCATGGCGAGTTCGACGAGGGTGACCAGCTCGACCAGGCTCTCGATGCCGTCCTGGAAGGCCTCCCAGACCGGCGATGCGTCCATCGGCCGGCCGCGCAGGATGCAGAGCCGCGAGAACCAGACCGCCGACTCCTCGTCGCGGGGCGTCAGGGTCAGCAGCTTCTTGAACACCCGGTCGGCCTCGTCGTAGGCGTTGAGACGGACGCCGAGATACCCGCGCAGGAACAGGCAGTGCGTGTTGTCGGGGTTCTCGGAAAGCGGCTTTTCGAGCATCTGCCAGGCGGCCTTGAAGTCGCGTTCCAGCAGGTCGAGCTCGACGAGCGCGAGCGCCAGGTCGACCGACATCGGCTGGTCGCGCAGCGAATCCTGGAGGAACCGGCGGGCGTCGCCCACGCGGCCGCCCATCGCAACGGACTTTGCGAGGTTGATGCGCGCCCGCACGTCGCGGGGCATGACGTGATATATTTCATTATATACATCAGCGGCGGCGTTGAATCGGCGGGCCTGGAACAGCAGGTTCGCCATCTCGCCCGCCACAAACATGTCGGCGGGGTCCTTCCGGCGCAGCTTCGCGAACGCCTCGAGGGCGTCCTCGACACTGACCTTCCCGTCGTAGAGCCCGTCAAGAATGTCGTACACGTCGGTTTCGAACAGGCTGCTCTTCGCCTCGATCGCCTCGGCCTCGAGCCGTTTGCGAAGCGCGGGAAGCTTGCGCATCAGCTCTTCGAGCTTGGCGCGCAGGTCGGGCTGCTGCGGATCGTTTTCCAGCGCTCGCTTGAGGTGGTCGACGGCGTTCTCGACCTCGTTCTGGCCGATCAGCAGATCGACCATCAGAAGGTGCAGCGAGGGGTTCCGCGGATCGAGCATCAGGGCCCGCTTGAGCGAGGTGATCGCCTTGTCCTTCATGTCGAGAACGATCTGGCACCGCACCAGGCCTTCGAGCGCGGCCGACGAGTCGACGGCGGCGCTGACGGCTTTCCGATACACGTCGAGAGCCTCGGGATACCGTTTTTGCTCGTACAGCATCCGGCCGAGATCGAGCAGGGTGTTCGCATCGCCGACCAGGTGCTCGAGCATGCCCAGCATCAGCGACGCGGCCTCTTCCTTCCGGCCGAGCAGCAGGAGGGACTGGATGAGCGAGCGGCGGACGGCGAGATCTTCCGGCAGAACGGCCATCGCGCGCTCGAAAACCGTCAGCGCTTTCGCGGCCTCTTCCTTGTAGAGATACGCTTTCCCGAGGTTGAACAGGGCCAGCGCGTTGTCGGGATGGTCGGCGAGTACCTTCGTCAGAAGCTGGGTCGATTTGTCGGGCATCCCCTTCTGCAGGTAGGCGGCCCCGAGGTTGATCAGCACGTCGACGTTGCCCGGCTCGAGATCGAGGGCGCGGCTGTACTCCGAGATGGCATGGTCGATCATGCCGCGTTCCTGGTATTCAACGCCTTTTTGAAACAGTTCGGCAGCGGTTTCCATGGTCAGAATTCATCCTCCCGGCCGCCACTCTGCCTGCCGCCCCCGCCCGCCTGCGGCGACGACGGCGCCGGTCCTCGGTTCTTGCGCTTCACTTCCTTGTATTTCTCGAGGTTTTCGATCATGGCGTTGTAGTTTTCGACCTCCTGCGGCGCGCATTCGCGGAACCGCGAATAGGATTCGTAATAGCGGAAGAAGATGCGGGAATTGATCGCCCCCATCTTGTTTTTCGCGATCAGCAGCTCGCTGATCGGGATCATGAAATTGTCTTTGCCCCACTCCCATTCGAGGAATGGCGTCTCGAAATCGTTGAGGTAGTCGCAGTACAGGAACATCACGACATACGGGTCGTACAGCAGGCCCATGATTTCCTCGAGGTCTTCGCGCACGGGGCGGCGATTGCTGATGGCCTTCGGCAGGCCTGCCGTGGCGATGAGCGTCACGCCCTCGACGGCGGAGATCGTTTTCAGCTCGGCCGAAAGCAGGTTGCACCGCTCGTTGAAGTTCAGCCGGTCGTTCTTGATGTGAATCTTGAAGATCGGGTCGATGATCACGGCCACGTCGCCGCCGCGCTCGAGCTTCGTGCGCTTGACCAGCTTGCGCACGTCGTCGAGGAAGATGCGGCCGTTTCCCTCGTCGATGATGAGAAGCCGCTCCCGCATCTCCGCGACCTTTGCGAGGCCGTCCTGGCGCCGCTGTTCGAACGCAACATTGGCCAGATACGGGTTCTTCACGTAATCGATCGGCACGTCGGAGGCGTGCGCCACGAGCTTGGCCGTGACGTCGAGCCGATTGAGGTCGAGGCTGAAATACAGCACGGTCAGCTCGGGGTTGCTCGCGGCCAGGTCCCAGGCGAGCTGGGTGACGAAGGTCGATTTGCCCATGCCGACGCCGCCCGTGACGAGGTAAAACTGTTTCTGGATGCCGTTCAGGCGTTCCTGCAGAATCGGGAAGTCGGTTTCGTAGCCGATATACCCTTTGCGGCGCTGCCGATGCTCCTGCACCAGTTCGCGCATCTCGTCGATGTGGGCGTCCATGTTGCGGATATACCCGGCGCTGCCCTGCAGGAACAGCGTGCGCAGCTCCTGAATGCAGCCGCCGAGCACTTCGTAGGCATCGTCGGATGAGCGGGCGACCTTCTCGGCGTACAGAACCAACAGACGCCGGGCCTGGGTGCGCACGTTGCGGTCGCGGATGCGGTCGACGACCGGCTCGATGTCTTCGGTCATCGCGACGCCCGGAGCGCCGAAGGGGGCCGTGAACAGCCGTTGCACGCGTTCGCGACCGATCCATTCGATGAGCGGCTTGCCCGCTTTGCGCTCGTTCTCCAGGCGCCGCGTGACGTTCGCAGCGTTCAGCGCCTCTTCCGCCTCGATCGTGTCGAGGAACACGCCCAGCAGCGCCCGATTCGACTCGACGCCCTGGAAGTCAGAAACGGTGAACCGCTTGTCGCGCAGCTGTTTTCCGATGATGGCCGGATCGAACGCGAGGTTGGCGAGAATGATCTCCTCGTCGACGGCCATTTCGTGCAGCATCTGGTCGAGAACCGTGAGTTGCTCGCCGGCGGCTGGCGGCAACGAGACAACCGCGCCGGTTTCCCTGTCTGGAACGGGATTTTCCTGCTCGGTCGCGCGTCGACGGCTTTTTGCCACGCATGCCTCCGGAGAGAATAGGTGAGAGTGGGGATATCCTACCATCCCGACGTCGAATCCGCAACAGACGGCCTCTGATCAGATCGGCATCAGACGCAGAATCTCTCCCTCAAAAGGCCGGGCGTTTTCGGATACGTTCCGCGCAGGTTTTCATACGCGTGCGGCGTAGGGAGCTTTGGTATAATACGGCCCGAACCGGAGAATACGAACGATGAAAAATGACAGACCGTCATAGCCAGGAGTCATCGATGAGACAGGCCAAACCATCGGTTCTTTTTGTCGACGGCGACCAGAACATCCTGGACGGCTTGAGACGCCTGGTCCTCGCCCGGCGCCTGGACTGGCTCACCTATTACGTGAAAACGCCTCGCGAAGCGCTCGAATCGATCGTGAACTTCCCCCCCGACGTCATCATCGCGGATCTGTTCCTGCCGCCGGTATACGGCGAAACGCTGCTCGAGATCGCCCGAAGGGCCCATCCCGAAATCGTTCGGATGGTCCTCTCGACCGAAGCCGACAGAGAGTCCGAGGCGTTTCTCCGGTCGACGCAGTCGGCCCAGCAGTTTCTCACCAAGCCCTGCAGGATCGAGGAACTGGAGACGGCGGTGCAACGGGCGCTCAACCTGCGGCATCTCCTCCGTCAGCCGCGCCTGGTCAGAATCATCGGCGGCATTCCGAACCTGCCGAGCCTGCCGCCCCTCTACAACGAGCTTGCCCGAGAACTCGAGTCCGACACGGCCTCCCTCGACCGGATCGGCGACATCATCTCGAAAGATCTCTCGATGACGGCCCGGCTGCTGCACCTGGTGAACTCGGCCCTGTTCGGGCTTCCGCGCCGGATTACGAGCCCGAAGGAGGCGGCAGGTCTGCTCGGGATCAACATGATAAAGTCTCTCGTATTATATGCTAAGCTATTTTATGCCGCTCCGGAATCGCCCATTCCCGGCCTCTCGCTGGATGACATCTGGGCTCACAGCTCGCTGACATCCGTCCTCTCGCGGGAAATCGTCCGGGCCGAGCGGGGAACGCAGCACATGATGGAGGAAGCCATGCTCGCGGGCATGATGCACGACTTCGGAAAACTGCTGATCATGGATGCGGACAGTTACATACGCCCGATTCTCCGCCGGTTCCGCGAGGGCGAGGAGTTCACGAAGGCGGAGTATGCGGAATACGCGACCTCCCACGCCGAAATCGGCGCGTATCTTCTCGGCCTGTGGGGCTTTCCCGATGCGGTCGTGGAAGCCGTCGCCTGCCATCACCGCCCGTCGCAACTGCGTCAGAGCGAATTTTCACTGGTCACGGCGGTGCATGTGGCGAACGCGCTTCTCCAAAACGCCGCCCAGCCGGCGCTCGACGAGGAGTATCTTGCGGACATCGGCATGACGTCACACGTTTCCGACTGGCTCGCACTCTGCAACCGGCACATCGGGAAAATTCGCGGATGAGCCTCTTTCCAGCGAAGTCAAAGCCCCGCATTCTCCTGGTCGACGACGATCCGGCTCTTCTGGCGTCGTACAGCCGCGATCTCGTGGGAACGTGGGACGTATCCTCGGCCGGAGACGGAACCGCAGGATTGCGCGCCGTCGAGGCCGGCCCGACCTTCGCGGTCGTCGTGTCCAACTTCCGGATGCCCGGCATGGACGGCGCGGCTTTCCTCAGGAACGTGAAAGAGATCGCACCGGAAACGACCCGCATCATGCTCACGGGCGAACTGGACCTCGGGGTCGCAGTCCAGGCCGTGAACGAGGCCAGCATTTTCCGTTTTCTGACCAAGCCGTGCTCGGCAGACCAGCTTCAGGCGGCTCTCACGGAAGGGCTGAAACTGCATGAACTCGTCCAGGCCGAAAAAGCCGCCAGGAGCCAGGAACTTCATATTGCAAGCGAAATACAACAGACGCTCCTGTTCGGGAACGTGCCGGCGGTCGTCAGCGGCGTCGATTTTGCCTGTTTTACCCAGCCTTCTCAGGGAATCGACGGCGATTTCATCGACATCATCGAGCACCGCACCGGCTGTTTCGACGTCATCGTCGGCGATGTGATGGGAAAGGGCCTTCACGCGGCGCTCATCGGAGCGGGAACGAAGCACGCGTTCGCACGGGCGTTCGGCCGCCTCGCCATCGCGAACTGCGAAGCGGGCTCGCAGGAAATTCCCTCTCCCGAAATGATCGTCCGGCGCGTCCATGAGGACGTCGGCGAGAATCTCGCCACGCTCGACAGCTTCGCCACCCTGGTGTATGCGAGATTCGATCTGAAGGCCCACAAACTCATCTGGGTCGACGCCGGACACACGACGAGCCTCGTCTACTCCGCGAAAAGCCGCCGTTTCACGCACCTGAAAGGCGATTTCCAACCGCTCGGCTTTCCCGAACTCAAGCGTTACCACCAGCTCGAACACCCGATCAGGTCAGGCGACATCGCCTTTTTCTATTCCGACGGCTTCACCGAACGGCGAAACGACGAAGGCCGGATGTTCGGCATCGAAGGCCTCGAAACCCTCATCGCCGCCGCCCCCGAAGCCCCGCCCAAAGCCCTGCTCGAAACCATTTTCAAACACGTCTCCGACTTCGGCGGCAACACACCTTTCAACGACGACCTCACCGGCATCCTCGTAAAAATTCGCTAGTCCACCGAACGGAACCCATTCTTCCGTAGGGGCGGGTTTGAAACCCGCCCCAATCGTGTCAACCGGTTGCCTATTTCGATATTTTATATTATATTGAAACCAATATTTCCTTGGCATCTGCGGGATCGACATACATGGTCTTCTGATGCGTGTAATTGACGCGCCCGGCCCCGCCGCCGGGAATGCGCTTGATGTGCGCGATATCCGTATAATCGACCGGCACCTTCGAGCTTTGCCGCGCGAAACTGAACCAGGCCGCAAGCACGGCGCCCCGCCTCAGGTCTTCATCCGTCGGCGTCCCGCCCGGCCGTCGGGCAACGACATGCGCCCCCGGAACGTCGTTGGCATGGAACCAGACATCGCCCCGTTTTCCGATCTGGAAGGTGACGAGATCGTTCTGCCTCCCGTTACGACCGACGTAAAACCGGCATCCGTCTATCTCGACAAGCGGCTTGACGGCCTTCGCGGCAGCCCGCGCCCGCTCGGCGTCGTTTCGGCCTGTATGGCTCCCTCTGCGCCTGCCCGGCTTTGCCGATGGGAGAGCCACCAGATCCGCGGCCGAATCGGCGTTCTCGCACAGCCAGATCTGCTCGCGAAGCCAGGCAATCTCGCCCTGCAGGTCGGCGATACGCCGGGCCGTCTCCTCGCGGCCCCGCAGCGCCTTTTTATATTTATGAAAATACTTTTGGGCGTTCTGCGCCGGCGTGCGAAGCGGATCGAGCGGGATGACGACCTCGGCGCCGGCTTCCCAATCGGTCAGCCGGCTCTCCGTCGCACGGGGAGGGATGTCACGGACATGCGTGAGCAGCAGGTCACCGCAGCGGCGCCAGGCCTCGGCGTCAGCATAGTCGCTTTGAAGCGATTTTTGGGCCTCGAGGAGTCGCTCCTTCGCTTTCAGATCGCGTTCGAAGCCCGCCTTGGCCTGTTCCCGAAGTGCTTCGAGCCGTTTTGGCCGAAGAAGCTCTGTTTCAAGCATGGCCAGGGCCGCGTTGACGGTTGCCGCTTCACGCACCCCGGCGCCAGCCGCAACGAGATGCCTCGCTTCGAATACGCTGAGAACCGGGGCGCGGCCAGGAGGCGTATAGATTCTGACGGGGATTTCCTGCGCAGTGGCCTCGACAGCGAGATCGAGAAGCAGGGCAACAGCATCCCGCTCGGGAGTCGCAGCGCGTCTGAAAGCGAGTTCCTTTGCGGAAAGGGGTGAAAACGCCGTCAGTCGGTCAGGCCATGTCTTCGGAGGCGCAGCGAGAATTTCGCCCAGGAGTTCATTCGATGCCGTTGCCGGGTTCAGCATGTTCGCGGATGGCGCCGCCGGCGGCCGATATCCCTCATGAGGGCGGTTGTTGCCGGTTTGGCGAGCCTGTTCGATGACGATTCCGTCAGCATCACAGAGAAGCAGGTTCGCAATGCGCCCGGTGAACTCGCCGATCAGCGCAAATCGCTTCGACGTGTGAAAGAACGCGTCCCGAGTCACCAGCCGCCATCGCACGATTCGATCGTTCGCGCAACCTGGCGCCGTCTCGTAAAGCTCCAGACCTTCGATACGCCCATCCTTGAGGTGTTGGTTCATCATCCGCGTCAGAGGCGACTCGATCGGCGACTCCTCCCAGCCAGGTGACAGCCGGAATCCCTGTTGCTCAGGAGTCAGGTGAATCTGCAGACACTCCCATCCCGCCGGCGTCTTCAAAACCAACCCGAACCCCGACGGCGCCAAATCGACAGCACGCGCAACGATCGGCGGCCTTCCCTTCCAGAGCGCCGCCGTCTCCCCCACATGCCGCCGCAACACCGCAAAATCCATCTTCTTCCCTCGCCCCGGAAATCATTGCTTCACAGTTACAAAAACTATCGCTCCATACCTGTAGGGGCGGTTCGCGAACCGCCCTACCAGCACAACAACGAGAATCAATCCGCAGAAGACGCAGATGAGTCAGATGTCGCAGATGAAATTCCGAAAATCCTCTATTCCTGGAGTTTCCAGGTTATCTCGAAAAGAGATAGTTCCAGGCGCTGGTTCCTATCTGCTCTCCATCTGGTTTCCATCTGCCCTTCATCTGCGGATGAGTTCCTGAAAACCGAGCATTTTTCCTCGGAGTATCTATGTGATGAAACTACGGAATCACGACCGGATCGAGGGCCGCACCTTCAAAGGGCAGCACGCGCCGCGGCCCCTTCCCGCCGTTCGTCGTCAGGGCGAGCCTCAGCCGACCTTCGTCATCACGGAAGCCATACAGATACTCGCCGCCAACCTGGATCGCCGGCCCCCAGTAATCCTGGTCCTTGATGGGAAGAACGCGCTTGTTCTTCGCATCGGCAGCCATACTCATCGGCGTGCGGTCGAGATGCCCCTGGATCGCCGAAAACGTGATGAGTTTTCCATCGGCCGCGCACCAGGGAACGGAGGCTTTGAATCCTCGCGGAATGCCCTTCTCGTCGAAATACGACTCGCCGCCCGCCAGTCGTGTGACGGTCTTGTCGGCAAGATTCATTCGATACAACGTCGCGCTCGTGAGTCTGCCGCTTTCGGCGTCGGCGTATTCAAGGGCCGCGAACACCAGGTTCGTCGTGTCAAGCCACTGGGGCCGGTCAAGCATGAGAATCGGCCCGTTGCTTCCCTCGTAACCGGGACGAACATCTTTCCCCTCGAGAACGATTTTCTGCGTCCGGGCGTTCACATCGACGATGGCGAGGCACGTATTCATCAGCGGCGCCTCGGGATCCGGAGCATAGCTGACGGCGACCTGCGCCCCGTCGGGCGAAAACGCTGGATGGGCGTATGCCCCCATGCCGATCGCGAAATTCTTCCAGGGCGCCTCAGGCGACTCGGCCTCCATCAGGTACAGCGAAGACGCTCCGCCGGCATCCGAAACGAACGCAACCGTCTTCCCGTCAGCCGTGACGGCCGGTTGCATTTCGGCACTGGACGCCGTCGTCAGGCGCGCAACCTTCATCGATTCGAGATCGATCCGGTACAGATCGGGGTTCGCACCAATCTCACCGGTGAAATACACCGCCGGCCCCGCCCAGGCGGCACCGGCCATGAAAACGCTCATAACTGCTGCAATCGCGGCTCGCTTCATAGAGA
This portion of the Candidatus Ozemobacteraceae bacterium genome encodes:
- a CDS encoding tetratricopeptide repeat protein produces the protein METAAELFQKGVEYQERGMIDHAISEYSRALDLEPGNVDVLINLGAAYLQKGMPDKSTQLLTKVLADHPDNALALFNLGKAYLYKEEAAKALTVFERAMAVLPEDLAVRRSLIQSLLLLGRKEEAASLMLGMLEHLVGDANTLLDLGRMLYEQKRYPEALDVYRKAVSAAVDSSAALEGLVRCQIVLDMKDKAITSLKRALMLDPRNPSLHLLMVDLLIGQNEVENAVDHLKRALENDPQQPDLRAKLEELMRKLPALRKRLEAEAIEAKSSLFETDVYDILDGLYDGKVSVEDALEAFAKLRRKDPADMFVAGEMANLLFQARRFNAAADVYNEIYHVMPRDVRARINLAKSVAMGGRVGDARRFLQDSLRDQPMSVDLALALVELDLLERDFKAAWQMLEKPLSENPDNTHCLFLRGYLGVRLNAYDEADRVFKKLLTLTPRDEESAVWFSRLCILRGRPMDASPVWEAFQDGIESLVELVTLVELAMAAGKAAEVKTLLQRIGEIRPNFLEEHILNGKVCLYSGEFNEAVHHFDAALADDPENAEALAAAAMANLARNKVPKFWMCWQRAMESDALYAVLAGLTVCRALNYTQRERLKAETKRMLEISVADQLDKQRVSALLAAL
- a CDS encoding DnaB-like helicase C-terminal domain-containing protein; the protein is MAKSRRRATEQENPVPDRETGAVVSLPPAAGEQLTVLDQMLHEMAVDEEIILANLAFDPAIIGKQLRDKRFTVSDFQGVESNRALLGVFLDTIEAEEALNAANVTRRLENERKAGKPLIEWIGRERVQRLFTAPFGAPGVAMTEDIEPVVDRIRDRNVRTQARRLLVLYAEKVARSSDDAYEVLGGCIQELRTLFLQGSAGYIRNMDAHIDEMRELVQEHRQRRKGYIGYETDFPILQERLNGIQKQFYLVTGGVGMGKSTFVTQLAWDLAASNPELTVLYFSLDLNRLDVTAKLVAHASDVPIDYVKNPYLANVAFEQRRQDGLAKVAEMRERLLIIDEGNGRIFLDDVRKLVKRTKLERGGDVAVIIDPIFKIHIKNDRLNFNERCNLLSAELKTISAVEGVTLIATAGLPKAISNRRPVREDLEEIMGLLYDPYVVMFLYCDYLNDFETPFLEWEWGKDNFMIPISELLIAKNKMGAINSRIFFRYYESYSRFRECAPQEVENYNAMIENLEKYKEVKRKNRGPAPSSPQAGGGGRQSGGREDEF
- a CDS encoding response regulator translates to MRQAKPSVLFVDGDQNILDGLRRLVLARRLDWLTYYVKTPREALESIVNFPPDVIIADLFLPPVYGETLLEIARRAHPEIVRMVLSTEADRESEAFLRSTQSAQQFLTKPCRIEELETAVQRALNLRHLLRQPRLVRIIGGIPNLPSLPPLYNELARELESDTASLDRIGDIISKDLSMTARLLHLVNSALFGLPRRITSPKEAAGLLGINMIKSLVLYAKLFYAAPESPIPGLSLDDIWAHSSLTSVLSREIVRAERGTQHMMEEAMLAGMMHDFGKLLIMDADSYIRPILRRFREGEEFTKAEYAEYATSHAEIGAYLLGLWGFPDAVVEAVACHHRPSQLRQSEFSLVTAVHVANALLQNAAQPALDEEYLADIGMTSHVSDWLALCNRHIGKIRG
- a CDS encoding fused response regulator/phosphatase; this translates as MSLFPAKSKPRILLVDDDPALLASYSRDLVGTWDVSSAGDGTAGLRAVEAGPTFAVVVSNFRMPGMDGAAFLRNVKEIAPETTRIMLTGELDLGVAVQAVNEASIFRFLTKPCSADQLQAALTEGLKLHELVQAEKAARSQELHIASEIQQTLLFGNVPAVVSGVDFACFTQPSQGIDGDFIDIIEHRTGCFDVIVGDVMGKGLHAALIGAGTKHAFARAFGRLAIANCEAGSQEIPSPEMIVRRVHEDVGENLATLDSFATLVYARFDLKAHKLIWVDAGHTTSLVYSAKSRRFTHLKGDFQPLGFPELKRYHQLEHPIRSGDIAFFYSDGFTERRNDEGRMFGIEGLETLIAAAPEAPPKALLETIFKHVSDFGGNTPFNDDLTGILVKIR
- a CDS encoding NFACT family protein, coding for MDFAVLRRHVGETAALWKGRPPIVARAVDLAPSGFGLVLKTPAGWECLQIHLTPEQQGFRLSPGWEESPIESPLTRMMNQHLKDGRIEGLELYETAPGCANDRIVRWRLVTRDAFFHTSKRFALIGEFTGRIANLLLCDADGIVIEQARQTGNNRPHEGYRPPAAPSANMLNPATASNELLGEILAAPPKTWPDRLTAFSPLSAKELAFRRAATPERDAVALLLDLAVEATAQEIPVRIYTPPGRAPVLSVFEARHLVAAGAGVREAATVNAALAMLETELLRPKRLEALREQAKAGFERDLKAKERLLEAQKSLQSDYADAEAWRRCGDLLLTHVRDIPPRATESRLTDWEAGAEVVIPLDPLRTPAQNAQKYFHKYKKALRGREETARRIADLQGEIAWLREQIWLCENADSAADLVALPSAKPGRRRGSHTGRNDAERARAAAKAVKPLVEIDGCRFYVGRNGRQNDLVTFQIGKRGDVWFHANDVPGAHVVARRPGGTPTDEDLRRGAVLAAWFSFARQSSKVPVDYTDIAHIKRIPGGGAGRVNYTHQKTMYVDPADAKEILVSI